Proteins from a single region of Dasypus novemcinctus isolate mDasNov1 chromosome 16, mDasNov1.1.hap2, whole genome shotgun sequence:
- the LOC101430084 gene encoding olfactory receptor 2T8-like, with product MQNRNNTTDFILLGLFNHTRVHFFLFVMMLAIVFISLLVNALMILLIHQDHRLHIPMYFLLSQLSLMDLMLVCTIVPKMAADYLTGNKFISLAGCGLQIFLFLTMDGGESFLLAAMSYDRYVAVCHPLRYPVLMSWQLCLRMILGCWFLGAIDGLMQALATLSFPFCKSREIDHFFCEPPTLLRLACADSSVFEYAMYICCVLMILVPFSLILTSYGLILAAVLHMRSTEARKKAFATCSSHFAVVGLFYGATTFIYMRPKSYRSANHDKIVSTFYTIFTPALNPLIYSLRNNDVKGAWTKCMGHCLP from the coding sequence atgcaaaacagAAATAATACCACAGATTTCATTCTGCTAGGACTCTTTAACCACACAAGAgtccattttttcctctttgtgatGATGCTTGCAATTGTCTTCATCTCCCTCCTGGTCAATGCCCTCATGATTCTCCTGATTCACCAGGACCACCGGCTTCACATCCCCATGTACTTTCTTCTAAGCCAGCTCTCCCTTATGGATCTGATGCTGGTTTGCACTATTGtgcccaaaatggctgctgactaTTTGACTGGCAACAAGTTCatctcccttgctggctgtggATTACAGATATTCCTGTTCCTCACAATGGATGGTGGAGAGTCCTTTCTCCTGGCAGCCATGTCCTATGATCGCTATGTGGCTGTCTGTCACCCATTGCGATATCCTGTCCTTATGAGCTGGCAATTATGCCTGAGGATGATTTTGGGGTGTTGGTTTCTGGGAGCAATTGATGGACTAATGCAAGCTCTTGCTACCCTCAGTTTCCCATTTTGCAAATCACGTGAAATTGATCATTTTTTCTGTGAACCCCCCACACTCTTGCGCTTGGCTTGTGCTGACTCATCTGTCTTTGAGTACGCCATGTATATCTGTTGTGTGTTGATGATCCTGGTACCCTTCTCCCTCATCCTGACTTCTTATGGTCTCATCCTTGCTGCTGTTCTCCACATGCGATCCACAGAAGCACGGAAGAAGGCTTTTGCCACCTGTTCATCACATTTTGCTGTGGTAGGACTCTTTTATGGAGCTACTACTTTTATTTATATGAGACCAAAATCCTACCGGTCAGCTAACCATGACAAGATTGTGTCTACTTTTTATACTATCTTCACACCTGCACTGAATCCCCTCATCTATAGTCTGAGGAACAATGATGTGAAGGGAGCCTGGACAAAGTGTATGGGTCATTGTCTTCCTTAA